A region of Rhizorhabdus wittichii RW1 DNA encodes the following proteins:
- a CDS encoding major facilitator superfamily MFS_1 (PFAM: major facilitator superfamily MFS_1), which translates to MSTPSPGSATRPRPPTGRRSTCSSGTRSPSSASARRASPATTIRTNRSAARSPPPSATCPSGPDPGPPSFESIAMTSRPAARTSDSIALILAVAVASGIAHLGTSTMPFQVGALMDGRGLSASLAGVFGLFEIGALAISMILLSPVVHRFSSVTISLAGAALAALAHAIMFLIPATLPPLLACATLAGIGYGLVFAAAITGASTARNPDRVYALGNVGAILFIVVMMMVIPLASARLGAMGAFPAIAALILVVSPAMLRFRSRPALLTPPPARVLSQPATIALLVMWACYSLGTGALWSFAERIGTRLAIDPEMIATILSASTACGVLGSVVAALIGGRLPRVPAMLVGLAGTALSCVLMGYADGTVSFALGVLTYWIFYMYQYALFLGTAAMFDAEGRLGTLGGGCERLAFAVGAPIGGLIVDHGSFGMLGLLGFASCLITIPVCMPIVARTLRQRAAAATDRSHESPDRSTEYAPAP; encoded by the coding sequence ATGTCGACGCCTTCGCCCGGCTCCGCGACGCGGCCCCGGCCGCCGACCGGCCGGCGCTCGACCTGCTCGTCGGGCACGAGATCGCCCTCCAGCGCTTCGGCGAGGCGAGCCTCGCCGGCGACCACGATCCGAACGAACCGCTCCGCCGCGCGATCGCCGCCGCCGAGCGCCACCTGTCCGTCCGGTCCTGATCCGGGCCCACCTTCCTTCGAAAGCATCGCCATGACCTCTCGTCCCGCTGCCCGAACGTCCGACAGCATCGCGCTCATCCTCGCCGTCGCGGTGGCGAGCGGCATCGCCCATCTCGGCACCTCGACCATGCCCTTCCAGGTCGGCGCGCTGATGGACGGGCGCGGGCTCAGCGCCAGCCTGGCCGGCGTGTTCGGCCTGTTCGAGATCGGCGCGCTGGCGATCTCGATGATCCTGCTGTCGCCGGTCGTGCACCGCTTCTCCTCGGTGACGATCTCGCTGGCCGGCGCGGCGCTCGCGGCGCTCGCCCATGCGATCATGTTCCTGATCCCGGCGACCTTGCCGCCGCTGCTCGCCTGCGCGACGCTGGCCGGCATCGGCTATGGCCTGGTGTTCGCGGCGGCGATCACCGGCGCGTCGACCGCGCGCAATCCCGACCGGGTCTATGCGCTCGGCAATGTCGGGGCGATCCTGTTCATCGTCGTGATGATGATGGTCATCCCGCTCGCCAGCGCCCGGCTCGGCGCGATGGGCGCCTTTCCGGCGATCGCGGCGCTGATCCTGGTCGTGTCGCCGGCGATGCTGCGCTTCCGGTCGCGGCCCGCCCTGCTGACGCCGCCGCCGGCGCGCGTCCTGTCGCAACCCGCCACCATCGCGCTGCTGGTGATGTGGGCCTGCTATTCGCTCGGCACCGGCGCGCTGTGGAGCTTCGCCGAACGGATCGGCACCCGCCTCGCCATCGATCCCGAGATGATCGCGACGATCCTGTCCGCCAGCACCGCCTGCGGGGTGCTGGGCAGCGTCGTCGCGGCGCTGATCGGCGGCCGCCTGCCGCGCGTGCCGGCGATGCTCGTCGGCCTTGCCGGCACCGCGCTGTCCTGCGTCCTGATGGGCTATGCGGACGGGACGGTCAGCTTCGCGCTGGGCGTGCTGACCTACTGGATCTTCTACATGTACCAATATGCGCTGTTCCTCGGCACCGCGGCGATGTTCGACGCGGAGGGACGGCTCGGCACGCTCGGCGGCGGATGCGAGCGGCTCGCCTTCGCGGTGGGCGCGCCGATCGGCGGGCTGATCGTCGACCATGGCTCGTTCGGCATGCTGGGCCTGCTCGGCTTCGCGAGCTGCCTCATCACCATCCCGGTCTGCATGCCGATCGTCGCCCGTACCCTGCGGCAACGGGCCGCCGCCGCGACCGACCGATCGCATGAAAGTCCCGACCGATCGACTGA